One genomic segment of Pristiophorus japonicus isolate sPriJap1 chromosome 8, sPriJap1.hap1, whole genome shotgun sequence includes these proteins:
- the LOC139268210 gene encoding adenosine receptor A2a-like, with protein sequence MLASERLSLESVIYIVFELVIAILAVLGNVLVCWAVYLNSNLQNVTNYFMVSLAVADIAVGVLAIPFAITISTGFCSLFYGCLFIACFVLVLTQSSIFSLLAIAIDRYICIKIPLR encoded by the coding sequence ATGCTAGCATCTGAGAGGCTAAGTTTGGAAAGTGTGATCTACATTGTGTTTGAGCTTGTGATCGCTATCTTGGCCGTGCTGGGCAATGTCCTGGTCTGCTGGGCCGTCTATCTGAACAGCAACCTGCAGAACGTCACCAATTACTTCATGGTGTCCCTGGCTGTGGCGGATATTGCTGTGGGGGTGCTGGCTATCCCCTTCGCCATCACCATCAGCACCGGTTTCTGCTCGCTCTTCTACGGCTGCCTCTTCATCGCCTGCTTCGTGCTGGTGCTGACCCAGAGCTCCATTTTCAGCCTGCTGGCCATTGCCATTGACCGCTACATCTGCATCAAAATCCCACTCAGGTAA